The following are from one region of the Sphingomonas oryzagri genome:
- a CDS encoding PfkB family carbohydrate kinase yields MHDSTLYLDYRVDVAGTGFTVLDRVYADGDLFDEALGGSCGNVLVSLAMLHRHVAPVLALGDDEAGYRLVDEFVQAGATTRFISRRADLRSPVLAQELNTALGQHEFSFVCPETREELPRYEPIGHAEVASALNMLSRCSIFYADRLSDSILEAMRTAGAAGAVIFFEPSDIEEGDLFEEALQLATVLKYSEDRLGDRLVDRLHDCVRIVTYGAAGLEVRDGGETIWCDAIDAPAVLDTCGSGDMVSVGVIDWILTNDFGTSSLKAADLLEGIVAGQRLAAENCAYAGARGLFKKRGANFVRELLNIRSATY; encoded by the coding sequence ATGCACGACTCGACCCTCTACCTCGACTATCGCGTCGACGTCGCCGGCACCGGGTTCACTGTGCTCGACCGCGTCTACGCCGACGGTGACCTCTTCGACGAGGCGCTGGGCGGCTCATGCGGGAACGTGCTCGTGTCCCTGGCGATGCTCCATCGCCACGTGGCGCCCGTGCTGGCGCTCGGAGACGACGAGGCGGGCTACAGGCTGGTCGACGAGTTCGTCCAGGCCGGCGCCACCACGCGGTTCATCTCCCGACGCGCCGACCTGCGGTCGCCCGTTCTCGCGCAGGAGCTCAACACCGCGCTGGGCCAGCACGAATTCAGCTTCGTGTGTCCGGAGACGCGCGAGGAGCTACCGCGATACGAGCCGATCGGCCACGCCGAGGTCGCCTCCGCGCTGAACATGCTGTCGCGCTGCTCGATCTTCTACGCCGACCGGCTGTCGGACAGCATCCTCGAGGCGATGAGGACGGCTGGCGCGGCGGGTGCCGTCATCTTCTTCGAACCGTCCGACATCGAGGAGGGCGATCTCTTCGAAGAGGCCCTGCAGCTCGCGACGGTCCTCAAATATTCCGAGGACAGGCTCGGCGACCGACTGGTAGACCGTCTCCACGACTGCGTCCGCATCGTCACCTACGGCGCCGCGGGCCTCGAGGTCCGCGACGGCGGAGAGACCATCTGGTGCGACGCAATCGACGCGCCCGCGGTCCTGGACACGTGCGGCTCGGGCGACATGGTCAGCGTCGGGGTGATCGACTGGATTCTCACCAACGACTTCGGCACGTCGAGCCTCAAGGCTGCGGACCTGCTCGAGGGCATCGTCGCTGGCCAGCGCCTCGCGGCCGAGAACTGTGCCTACGCGGGCGCCCGAGGTCTGTTCAAGAAGCGGGGCGCCAACTTCGTCCGCGAGCTTTTGAAC
- a CDS encoding HAD family hydrolase yields the protein MTTPVLSAKLDALPATLDLFQEYDAGPLAVSLSDGARRHALSIGSGGSAIAAEYLARCRDTLGLGPTTVQTPMQLVAEHYELYDTDLWLFSAGGDNPDAAAAAQAALDRKARKVHLVTRNPNGSAARIVEGGGGVVHFVPVAEPKDGYLATHSLLSSVVALLLACDGASRDPSGAAHLLGALSARLTETRDPAQRALIAARLASLRRNDTVVIAGDPLLKPLSVLLDTSIWEASLCHVQTTDFRNLAHGRHGWLHHRQDETLVLALTGTDTRATWAAIENLLPSSLRRDVVDQRSCGRLDNALAMIDGLGIIEAIGTVLGIDPGKPGIGEFGRAIYDDRSLADLAQAMPPHVRYKRAAIAKSDTHDPADDPLHLIGRERLRALAEADIGGAVFDYDGTIVTTAGRYSAPGQEIVDQLIRLHRAGLRIGFATGRGGSAGEELRKVLPADMLPSIPIGYYNGGHLRTVDVDVDEDRAPASAAITDTARWLEERADLFLCHKVRHREVQITVDMDKLRHPYRFPVDLEGCPPFAAGLVRVMGSGHSYDIVPAASSKLSVVKAIKAELPVGLEVLCFGDSGSRPGNDHALLSHPHGISVGDVCGAANGCWSMFGAGPMGPEALLTILRALLPSDVGRIRLDVASLGLDR from the coding sequence ATGACGACACCCGTTCTCAGCGCGAAGCTCGACGCCCTCCCCGCCACGCTCGACCTGTTCCAGGAATACGACGCCGGCCCGCTCGCCGTCTCGCTCTCGGACGGCGCCCGTCGCCACGCCCTCTCGATCGGGTCCGGCGGCTCGGCGATCGCCGCCGAATATCTCGCCCGCTGCCGCGACACGCTCGGCCTTGGTCCGACGACCGTGCAGACGCCGATGCAGCTGGTGGCCGAGCATTACGAGCTCTACGACACCGACCTCTGGCTGTTCAGCGCCGGAGGCGACAATCCGGATGCCGCGGCGGCCGCGCAGGCCGCCCTCGACCGCAAGGCGAGGAAAGTCCACCTCGTCACCCGCAACCCGAATGGATCGGCGGCGCGCATCGTCGAAGGCGGAGGCGGCGTCGTCCACTTCGTGCCGGTCGCCGAACCGAAGGACGGCTACCTCGCGACCCATTCGCTCCTGTCGTCGGTCGTCGCGCTGCTCCTCGCCTGCGACGGGGCGTCGCGCGATCCCAGCGGCGCCGCACATCTCCTCGGCGCGCTTTCTGCCCGCCTCACGGAGACGCGGGATCCCGCCCAACGGGCGTTGATCGCCGCCCGTCTTGCGTCGCTGCGGCGGAACGACACCGTCGTCATCGCCGGCGATCCGCTGCTGAAGCCGCTGTCCGTGCTGCTCGACACGTCAATCTGGGAGGCCTCGCTGTGCCACGTCCAGACGACCGACTTCCGCAACCTCGCGCATGGTCGCCACGGCTGGCTCCATCACCGCCAGGACGAGACTCTGGTCCTCGCGCTAACGGGAACCGACACGCGTGCGACCTGGGCGGCGATCGAGAATCTCCTTCCGTCTTCGCTCCGCCGTGACGTGGTCGACCAACGGTCATGCGGCCGGCTCGACAACGCGCTTGCCATGATCGACGGGCTCGGGATCATAGAGGCGATTGGGACAGTTCTCGGGATTGACCCCGGAAAGCCGGGCATCGGTGAGTTCGGCCGGGCGATATACGACGATCGCTCGCTGGCCGATCTCGCCCAGGCGATGCCTCCGCACGTGCGGTACAAGCGGGCGGCCATCGCGAAGTCCGACACCCACGATCCCGCGGACGATCCGCTCCACCTGATCGGACGGGAGCGCTTGCGGGCGCTCGCCGAGGCGGATATCGGCGGCGCCGTCTTCGACTATGATGGGACGATCGTGACGACCGCCGGCCGCTACTCCGCGCCGGGCCAGGAGATCGTCGACCAGCTGATCAGACTGCACCGGGCGGGGCTCAGGATCGGCTTCGCGACGGGCCGTGGTGGTTCGGCAGGGGAGGAATTGAGGAAGGTGCTACCCGCCGACATGCTGCCGTCGATCCCGATCGGCTACTACAACGGCGGGCATCTCCGCACGGTGGACGTCGATGTCGACGAGGATCGTGCGCCAGCCAGCGCGGCAATTACGGATACGGCGCGGTGGCTCGAAGAACGAGCCGATCTCTTCCTCTGTCACAAGGTCAGGCACCGAGAGGTGCAGATCACCGTCGACATGGACAAGCTGCGCCATCCGTACCGCTTCCCCGTCGACCTCGAAGGCTGCCCGCCGTTCGCAGCCGGCCTGGTCCGCGTCATGGGATCGGGCCATAGCTACGACATCGTCCCGGCGGCTTCGAGTAAGCTCTCCGTCGTCAAGGCGATCAAGGCCGAGCTGCCCGTCGGTCTCGAGGTGCTCTGCTTTGGGGACAGCGGCTCCCGTCCGGGCAACGACCACGCCCTCCTCTCCCACCCGCACGGCATCAGCGTCGGCGACGTCTGCGGCGCGGCGAACGGTTGCTGGTCGATGTTCGGTGCAGGCCCGATGGGCCCCGAGGCACTTCTCACCATCCTGCGCGCTCTGTTACCATCGGACGTCGGAAGGATTCGCCTTGATGTCGCATCGCTCGGTCTCGACAGATGA